One genomic region from Candidatus Nitrosopumilus koreensis AR1 encodes:
- a CDS encoding DUF47 domain-containing protein yields MGQWLSWVKSNENEILKILDDLASKAVETSEALVEYLNDLGNLEKMEKIRRLESEGDEYTREIFAELNKTFITPLDREDMQRIASKIDDVIDFIDGIAARLYSYKIETPPAFTKDMIEELSKATKEVQYMVSKLRRMKNPQDMINHCRNTSDIEHKVDDLYRDAIRELFESNDAIHIIKLKDIYESIETASDRCVDVADVVEDIVLKYT; encoded by the coding sequence ATGGGACAATGGCTGTCTTGGGTAAAATCCAATGAAAATGAAATTCTAAAAATTCTAGATGATTTGGCGTCAAAAGCAGTTGAAACTTCTGAAGCACTGGTTGAATATCTAAATGATTTAGGGAATTTAGAAAAAATGGAAAAAATTCGTCGACTAGAAAGCGAAGGCGATGAATACACTCGTGAGATCTTTGCTGAACTAAACAAAACCTTCATCACTCCTTTAGATCGTGAAGACATGCAAAGAATAGCATCAAAAATTGATGATGTTATTGATTTTATTGATGGAATTGCTGCTAGATTATACAGCTACAAAATTGAAACTCCTCCTGCATTTACTAAAGACATGATTGAAGAACTCTCTAAGGCTACAAAAGAAGTTCAATACATGGTATCAAAACTAAGACGTATGAAAAACCCTCAAGACATGATCAACCACTGTAGAAATACAAGCGATATTGAACACAAGGTTGATGATCTCTATAGAGATGCAATAAGAGAGTTGTTTGAAAGCAATGATGCAATCCATATCATAAAGCTAAAAGATATCTATGAATCCATAGAAACTGCTTCTGATAGATGTGTTGATGTAGCAGATGTGGTTGAAGATATTGTTCTGAAATACACATAG
- a CDS encoding inorganic phosphate transporter, which produces MLEIAIGAIIVALIFDFVNGFNDSANSVATVIGTRVLKPIQAVTLSAVANFVGPFIFGVAVASTIAKGIVSMDDITIYMIIGGLAGAITWSTLCTYFGLPISNSHSLVGGIMGAGIAGLGFEKLVYGGLTKIFAGIVIAPIGGIIFGLLLTGLIITIFASRRPAIVNKTFGKLQIISSGWFALTHGANDGQKTMGIIVLILVSTGYLDGFEMPIWVILAAASAMGLGTFFGGYKVIKTLGVKVARLRPYQGFCAETGGGLMLAIFAYFGIPASTTHAITGTIMGSAAARRKRAVRWKVGKQIIYAWIITIPGAAAFGIGFTYLIHLFISV; this is translated from the coding sequence ATGTTAGAGATAGCAATAGGTGCAATAATCGTTGCCTTAATCTTTGATTTTGTTAACGGATTCAACGATTCTGCTAACTCTGTTGCAACAGTAATTGGAACTCGTGTTCTCAAACCTATTCAGGCAGTCACATTATCTGCTGTCGCAAATTTTGTTGGACCTTTTATTTTTGGTGTTGCCGTAGCATCTACTATTGCAAAAGGAATTGTCAGTATGGATGACATTACAATCTACATGATAATCGGTGGACTTGCAGGTGCAATTACTTGGAGTACACTCTGTACTTACTTTGGATTGCCAATATCAAACAGTCACTCACTTGTTGGTGGGATAATGGGTGCAGGAATTGCAGGATTGGGTTTTGAAAAACTAGTTTATGGTGGGTTGACCAAAATTTTTGCAGGAATTGTTATTGCACCGATAGGTGGCATTATTTTTGGTTTATTACTTACTGGATTGATAATTACAATCTTTGCAAGCAGGCGGCCTGCAATTGTTAACAAAACTTTTGGTAAATTACAAATAATTTCTTCAGGTTGGTTTGCTTTGACACATGGTGCAAATGATGGACAAAAAACCATGGGAATCATTGTCTTGATTTTAGTCTCAACAGGATATCTAGATGGATTTGAAATGCCTATTTGGGTGATTCTTGCTGCTGCCTCTGCAATGGGATTGGGAACTTTCTTTGGAGGTTACAAAGTAATCAAGACACTTGGTGTTAAAGTTGCAAGATTAAGACCTTACCAAGGATTTTGTGCTGAAACTGGTGGTGGTCTAATGCTTGCAATATTTGCTTATTTTGGAATTCCTGCAAGTACTACTCATGCAATTACTGGAACTATCATGGGCTCAGCAGCTGCAAGAAGAAAACGTGCTGTAAGATGGAAGGTAGGTAAACAAATCATTTATGCATGGATTATCACAATACCTGGTGCAGCGGCATTTGGAATTGGATTCACTTACTTGATTCATCTTTTCATATCTGTCTAA
- a CDS encoding sodium-dependent bicarbonate transport family permease, giving the protein MDILQLIQSNLLTPIILFFLFGIIAARIKSDLKIPEAISEFLPLYLLAAIGLHGGIEMRNTGFENMLIPMFVAIGLSLLFTLNHYQILKRLGKFNLFDSYALASTYGAVGAVHFSVGLSFLKNHGVTSEGYIAAILAVLEPLAFILAIFMTNMAVSKQIKAKKQSFASDDSVEIDVGLNQTKTKLSKVLHESITGKAIVILLGSIVIGYIIGEEGFESIKIVFDDMFTGAIVIFMIEMGIIAGQRLDDIKKVGIFLTAFAIVIPLFNGTIGVLVSTALGLSVGGAVMFGLLMASASFIAAPAVLRHAIPQAKPSLYITSALGITFPFNIIVTLPILFAISTMVHTGEGAIDLFHYVSEVFS; this is encoded by the coding sequence ATGGATATACTGCAACTAATTCAATCTAATCTTCTTACTCCGATAATCCTCTTCTTCTTGTTTGGAATTATTGCAGCACGAATAAAATCTGATTTGAAAATTCCTGAGGCAATTTCTGAATTCTTACCACTCTATCTTCTTGCAGCAATTGGTCTTCATGGTGGAATAGAGATGAGAAATACTGGATTTGAAAACATGTTAATTCCAATGTTTGTTGCAATTGGACTTTCATTATTGTTTACATTAAATCACTATCAAATTCTAAAAAGACTGGGAAAATTCAACCTCTTTGATTCTTATGCACTTGCATCAACTTATGGTGCAGTTGGTGCAGTACACTTTTCTGTTGGGTTATCATTTTTGAAAAATCATGGGGTGACTTCTGAAGGATATATTGCAGCAATTCTTGCAGTGTTGGAGCCTCTTGCATTCATTTTGGCAATATTTATGACAAATATGGCAGTATCAAAACAGATCAAAGCAAAAAAACAATCGTTTGCAAGTGATGATTCTGTAGAAATTGATGTTGGGTTAAATCAAACAAAGACAAAACTCTCTAAAGTACTGCATGAATCTATTACTGGAAAAGCAATTGTAATTCTTCTTGGCAGTATCGTGATTGGATACATCATAGGCGAAGAAGGATTTGAGTCAATCAAGATTGTATTTGATGATATGTTTACTGGGGCAATAGTGATTTTCATGATTGAAATGGGAATCATAGCTGGTCAAAGACTCGATGATATTAAAAAAGTAGGCATTTTCCTTACTGCATTTGCCATAGTCATACCGTTATTCAATGGAACAATTGGTGTTCTGGTTTCAACTGCACTGGGATTAAGTGTAGGCGGGGCAGTAATGTTTGGATTGTTGATGGCAAGTGCATCATTTATTGCGGCCCCAGCAGTTTTGCGTCATGCAATTCCGCAAGCAAAACCAAGTTTGTATATTACATCCGCATTAGGAATAACGTTTCCATTCAATATCATTGTCACATTACCCATCCTGTTTGCCATATCTACTATGGTTCATACTGGGGAAGGGGCGATAGACTTATTCCATTATGTCTCTGAGGTATTTTCATGA
- a CDS encoding P-II family nitrogen regulator: MKLYDVKLLTITCEILAQENIIEILKKHEITGYTTYEVDGNGTRGLRGQGLKNEKNVKVEVIMREEKLQDVVEEISRTLFANFAIVLYVSDVGVLRPEKF, from the coding sequence ATGAAACTATACGATGTTAAACTGCTTACAATCACTTGTGAGATTTTAGCACAAGAAAATATTATTGAAATTCTCAAAAAACATGAAATCACTGGATATACAACATATGAAGTTGATGGAAATGGCACTCGTGGTTTACGTGGACAGGGATTAAAAAATGAAAAGAATGTTAAAGTCGAAGTGATTATGAGGGAAGAAAAACTACAAGATGTTGTAGAAGAAATATCTAGAACTCTTTTTGCAAATTTTGCTATAGTGCTTTATGTTAGTGATGTTGGCGTACTAAGACCTGAGAAATTTTAA
- a CDS encoding ArsR/SmtB family transcription factor produces MNGVNLLKCICDETRFEILELLQKNKELCVNDFVEKLEKDQPLVSHHLKTLKKCGIVKSRDEGKKAMYAISSNQLSELISNVTSASKKIPVLCSDDSCC; encoded by the coding sequence ATGAATGGAGTCAATCTCTTAAAATGTATCTGTGACGAGACTAGATTTGAGATTTTAGAATTATTGCAAAAAAATAAGGAACTATGCGTAAATGATTTTGTTGAAAAGTTAGAAAAAGATCAACCACTAGTGTCACACCATCTCAAGACACTCAAAAAGTGTGGAATTGTAAAGTCAAGAGATGAAGGAAAAAAGGCAATGTATGCAATTTCAAGCAATCAACTATCAGAACTCATATCAAATGTTACAAGTGCAAGCAAAAAGATTCCAGTTTTATGTTCAGATGATTCTTGTTGTTAA
- a CDS encoding arsenate reductase ArsC, translated as MENVLFVCVENAGRSQMAEAFFRKYAPAKFNVISAGTVPSSQLNPMVVQVMKEVGIDMTQQSPKSLSNEMIENSSKTINMGCMDKESCPALFVDDVLDWNISDPKEKSIDDVREIRDQILKKVLQLIQSLEK; from the coding sequence ATGGAAAATGTACTGTTTGTCTGCGTAGAAAATGCTGGTAGGAGTCAAATGGCTGAAGCCTTTTTTAGAAAATATGCTCCTGCAAAATTCAATGTAATTAGTGCAGGCACTGTTCCTTCCTCTCAACTGAATCCTATGGTTGTTCAAGTAATGAAAGAAGTTGGAATTGACATGACACAACAATCCCCAAAATCATTATCAAACGAAATGATTGAAAACTCTTCAAAAACAATCAACATGGGTTGTATGGATAAGGAATCATGTCCTGCGTTATTTGTAGATGATGTTCTTGATTGGAATATATCTGATCCTAAAGAAAAGTCCATTGATGATGTTAGAGAAATCCGCGATCAAATTTTAAAAAAAGTTTTACAATTAATCCAATCCCTTGAGAAATAA
- a CDS encoding MIP/aquaporin family protein: MSYSNLQIFIVELIGTFILVVFATGSIVFDAEFFDGELGIPFAAIAPFVALLIGVYSFGKISLAHFNPAVTIGYYITGHITKVQVVYYFAAEIIGALLGALFVLNVIGDKANLGANAPNYDFSLSLIFPVEVLASAMLMGVIFYVVYTKGLRGFSGVAIGGIVGLDILFLAFISGASMNPARSLAPALLSGVLDDLWLYWTAPFVGTAIVAFLFRGKFHAQRTSNYE, translated from the coding sequence ATGTCTTATTCTAATTTACAAATTTTTATTGTGGAGTTAATTGGAACTTTTATTCTTGTTGTGTTTGCAACAGGTTCTATTGTTTTTGATGCTGAATTCTTTGACGGGGAATTGGGAATTCCATTTGCCGCAATAGCACCATTTGTTGCATTGCTAATTGGTGTGTATTCTTTTGGTAAAATCTCTCTAGCCCATTTTAATCCTGCAGTAACAATTGGATATTATATCACAGGACACATTACAAAAGTTCAAGTTGTTTATTATTTTGCAGCAGAAATTATTGGTGCATTATTAGGTGCTCTATTTGTTTTGAACGTCATTGGAGACAAAGCAAATCTTGGTGCCAATGCTCCAAACTACGATTTTTCATTATCATTAATTTTCCCAGTTGAGGTTTTAGCATCTGCTATGCTTATGGGTGTAATCTTCTATGTAGTGTATACCAAAGGACTAAGAGGATTTAGTGGTGTTGCAATTGGTGGCATAGTTGGATTGGATATTTTGTTTTTAGCATTTATTTCGGGCGCATCAATGAATCCTGCAAGATCTTTGGCACCTGCTCTGCTTTCTGGTGTACTGGATGATTTATGGCTATATTGGACTGCTCCTTTTGTTGGAACCGCAATTGTGGCATTTTTGTTTCGTGGAAAATTTCACGCCCAAAGAACATCAAATTACGAATAA
- the hemL gene encoding glutamate-1-semialdehyde 2,1-aminomutase, with amino-acid sequence MLKNSKLFSDAKKVTPSGVNSPVRYFEPYPFFTKKANGAYIWDADNRKLIDFCNGYGALLLGHRRKEIIDSVSKQLAKGTLYCTPTEAETELAKLIIGNFPSIDKVRLMNTGGEATMTAIRLARGFTKKKKIIKFEGCYHGAHDSVLVKAGSGSAHNGISVSDGGLDEVSKNTLVVQYNNIEDLQKTIQKNKDVAGVIVEPILANMGLILPEKNFLSDLRKITKENNIPLIFDEVVTGFRVAPGGAQEYFGIKPDLTTLAKALSNGFTISAVGGKKEIMDLLSPGGKVYQASTFAGNPISVNAAISSIKTINKLKNKLYSKLERFNLLFSTALDDVATDMKIPHQINFAASMFQIFFTNKPVTNYETSKKANAKKFQKLFRILLKKGIFIAPSQFEVVFLSDAHTENDLNKTLDAYHSALKSVKN; translated from the coding sequence ATGTTGAAAAATTCTAAGTTATTCTCAGATGCAAAAAAAGTAACCCCTTCAGGTGTTAATAGTCCTGTTAGATATTTTGAACCATATCCGTTCTTCACAAAAAAAGCAAATGGTGCATACATTTGGGATGCTGATAATCGAAAATTAATTGATTTTTGTAATGGCTATGGTGCGTTGCTTTTAGGGCACAGAAGAAAAGAGATCATTGATTCTGTTTCAAAGCAACTTGCAAAAGGTACTCTTTATTGTACTCCGACAGAAGCTGAAACTGAACTAGCAAAATTAATCATTGGTAATTTTCCATCAATTGACAAAGTCAGATTAATGAATACTGGCGGTGAAGCCACAATGACTGCAATCAGATTGGCGCGTGGATTTACAAAAAAGAAAAAAATTATCAAATTTGAAGGATGTTATCATGGTGCTCATGATTCTGTTTTGGTAAAAGCTGGATCAGGATCTGCACATAACGGTATTTCAGTTTCTGATGGTGGATTAGATGAAGTATCAAAGAATACTTTGGTGGTTCAATACAATAACATTGAAGATTTACAAAAAACAATTCAAAAAAACAAAGACGTTGCAGGTGTGATTGTTGAACCTATACTAGCTAACATGGGATTGATTCTTCCTGAAAAAAATTTTCTGTCTGACTTAAGAAAAATCACAAAAGAAAACAACATTCCGTTAATCTTTGATGAAGTGGTTACAGGGTTCAGGGTTGCTCCTGGTGGTGCACAAGAATACTTTGGAATAAAACCTGATCTTACTACCTTAGCAAAAGCACTAAGCAATGGGTTTACTATTTCTGCAGTAGGTGGCAAAAAAGAGATAATGGACTTGCTTTCTCCTGGAGGAAAAGTCTATCAGGCAAGCACATTTGCTGGAAATCCTATCTCTGTTAACGCTGCTATTTCTTCAATTAAGACCATAAACAAACTTAAAAACAAACTCTATTCTAAACTTGAGAGATTCAATCTTCTGTTCTCTACTGCTCTAGATGATGTGGCAACTGACATGAAAATTCCACACCAAATCAATTTTGCAGCCTCAATGTTCCAGATTTTCTTTACAAACAAACCTGTCACAAATTATGAGACCTCAAAGAAAGCAAACGCAAAAAAATTCCAAAAGTTGTTTAGAATCTTGCTTAAAAAAGGAATATTCATAGCTCCTTCCCAATTTGAAGTTGTTTTTTTGTCAGATGCTCACACTGAAAACGATCTAAACAAAACACTTGACGCATATCATTCTGCACTAAAATCGGTGAAAAATTGA
- the hemC gene encoding hydroxymethylbilane synthase: protein MKYVVGARGSQLSVAQTNWVIAELKKTNPDTEYEIKTITTKGDTDSRPLFTIDQKGIFEKEIDRAVAQKEVDFAVHSLKDVPSELDENLILACIPKREVVNDVFISPDGTTLDSIKSGAVIGTSSLRRAVQVSRKRSDVTVKPIRGNIETRIKKISGESYDAIVLAKAGISRLGIDVKYTELSTDEFSPSPGQGAIAIVARADDSKTIQMLKTIEDSDSRLEIEAERALSDYVDSGCRFPVGAYAKSSGDKITLIVTAFSVDGKKALHVTKTGDKNNPKSIGHSAGEELRKKGVNDLALNWREKVEEWNKT from the coding sequence TTGAAGTATGTTGTAGGAGCTAGAGGAAGTCAACTATCAGTTGCTCAAACAAATTGGGTTATTGCTGAATTAAAAAAAACAAATCCTGATACAGAGTATGAAATTAAAACAATTACAACAAAAGGTGATACTGACAGTAGACCCTTATTTACAATAGATCAGAAAGGAATTTTTGAAAAAGAGATTGATAGAGCAGTGGCTCAAAAAGAAGTTGATTTTGCAGTTCATAGTCTAAAGGATGTTCCATCTGAATTAGATGAAAACTTGATTCTAGCTTGTATTCCAAAACGTGAAGTGGTAAATGATGTGTTTATTTCTCCAGATGGAACTACTCTTGATTCAATAAAATCTGGTGCAGTGATTGGAACAAGTTCACTCAGACGAGCAGTCCAAGTATCTAGAAAAAGATCTGATGTAACAGTAAAACCAATTAGAGGCAACATTGAGACTAGAATTAAAAAAATATCTGGGGAAAGTTATGATGCGATTGTTCTTGCAAAGGCAGGAATCTCTAGACTTGGAATTGATGTAAAGTACACTGAATTGTCTACTGATGAATTTTCTCCCTCTCCAGGGCAAGGTGCAATTGCAATAGTTGCAAGAGCCGATGACTCTAAAACAATTCAAATGCTCAAAACAATTGAAGATTCTGATTCTCGTTTAGAGATTGAGGCAGAACGCGCATTATCTGACTATGTTGATTCTGGATGTAGATTCCCTGTTGGTGCATACGCAAAATCTAGTGGGGATAAGATAACTCTAATTGTTACTGCATTTTCTGTTGATGGGAAAAAAGCTCTACATGTAACCAAAACAGGTGATAAAAATAATCCAAAATCTATTGGCCATAGTGCTGGAGAAGAACTTCGCAAGAAAGGAGTAAATGATCTTGCATTAAATTGGAGGGAAAAAGTGGAGGAATGGAATAAGACATGA
- the cobA gene encoding uroporphyrinogen-III C-methyltransferase, with protein MTGKVYLVGAGPGDSKLITLRAVELLKKADVVLYDRLVSKKIISMIPKKVEKVYVGRAVGDDTTHQNTTNDLMVKYAKSKKNVIRLKGGDPIIFGRGGEEAEFLKENKVKYEIVPGITSGIGSATYAGIPLTHRKHASSVVFVTGHEDPEKKQEIVKWKRLAKSVDTIVIMMGLSRIDIICKQLIAGGMDKKTPVAVIQNGTTPKQKMIKGTVTNIAKKVKENKITPPSNIIIGNVVDLSETIGWK; from the coding sequence ATGACAGGAAAAGTGTATCTTGTTGGAGCTGGACCCGGAGACAGTAAATTAATTACACTCAGAGCAGTTGAATTACTCAAAAAAGCAGATGTTGTTTTGTATGATAGACTGGTTAGCAAAAAAATAATCTCAATGATTCCAAAAAAAGTAGAAAAGGTCTACGTAGGTCGTGCAGTGGGTGATGACACAACTCATCAAAACACAACAAATGACTTGATGGTAAAATATGCAAAATCAAAAAAGAATGTGATTAGACTAAAGGGAGGTGATCCTATAATTTTTGGACGCGGTGGGGAAGAAGCAGAATTTCTCAAAGAAAACAAAGTAAAATATGAAATTGTTCCTGGAATTACATCTGGAATTGGCTCTGCCACTTATGCTGGAATTCCTCTTACTCATCGAAAACATGCATCATCAGTAGTATTTGTGACTGGTCATGAAGATCCTGAAAAGAAACAGGAGATTGTGAAATGGAAAAGACTTGCAAAGTCTGTTGATACTATAGTTATCATGATGGGGTTATCTAGAATTGATATTATTTGTAAGCAACTCATTGCAGGTGGAATGGATAAAAAAACACCTGTTGCAGTAATTCAAAATGGAACTACTCCTAAACAAAAAATGATCAAAGGAACTGTTACTAATATTGCAAAAAAAGTCAAAGAAAATAAAATAACTCCTCCTTCTAACATTATTATCGGTAATGTTGTTGATTTGTCGGAAACTATTGGGTGGAAATAA
- a CDS encoding uroporphyrinogen-III synthase has protein sequence MLDGKTIAITRSRDDSAEFISLAEQNNATPIPLPTIELVSKGEKIVDEFLDSVKTYNPDYSVFMSSKAVKLLFDTAKELGKLETLQLAIANTIVISVGPKTTIALEAQGIKVNHHPSETFSSVGVGELFTQLNAVGKKVIVPRSGASTPFLKELLNKIGIDVFEIHLYDVCAFRDTSQWNEFRELFSQNKIDGVVFTSASSVRGFFEIMTKDYDKNTLLDNLEKLSVVSIGPFTSDELKKFKVKNTVAEVHTVAGAFDAMKNTLTVA, from the coding sequence ATGCTTGATGGAAAAACTATTGCAATCACTCGTTCACGAGACGATTCTGCTGAATTCATTTCACTTGCTGAGCAAAACAATGCAACTCCCATACCATTACCTACCATTGAACTTGTAAGCAAAGGTGAAAAAATTGTTGATGAATTTCTAGACTCTGTTAAAACTTACAATCCTGATTATTCTGTTTTTATGAGTTCTAAAGCAGTGAAATTACTATTTGATACTGCAAAAGAGTTAGGAAAACTAGAAACACTACAATTGGCAATTGCAAACACAATTGTTATTTCAGTTGGTCCAAAAACTACCATTGCTCTTGAAGCACAAGGAATTAAAGTCAATCATCATCCTTCAGAAACATTTTCCTCTGTAGGTGTTGGAGAATTATTTACACAACTCAACGCAGTTGGCAAAAAAGTCATTGTTCCAAGAAGTGGTGCATCTACTCCATTTCTAAAGGAGTTGCTCAACAAAATTGGAATTGATGTTTTTGAAATTCATTTGTACGATGTTTGTGCATTTAGAGATACTTCTCAATGGAACGAATTCAGAGAATTATTCTCCCAAAACAAGATTGATGGTGTTGTGTTTACCAGTGCCTCTTCAGTTAGAGGATTTTTTGAAATAATGACTAAAGATTATGATAAAAATACTCTATTGGATAATCTTGAAAAACTTTCTGTAGTTTCTATTGGGCCATTCACTTCAGATGAATTAAAAAAATTCAAAGTCAAAAATACTGTGGCTGAAGTTCATACTGTTGCAGGTGCATTTGATGCAATGAAAAACACTCTAACTGTTGCATAA
- the sufB gene encoding Fe-S cluster assembly protein SufB — MATENLDMDYSKYDFKDSTEMYVHLSKKGLTKETVIGISKMKDEPQWMLDFRLRSYEIFMKKPMPTWGGDLSVIDFQNIYYYAKASEKTEKNWDDVPADVKNTFDKLGIPEAEKKFLAGVGAQYESEVVYHNLREDLQKQGVLFLDTDSALKEHPEIFKKYFGKIIPPEDNKFAALNSAVWSGGSFIYVPPGVKVDMPLQAYFRINAENIGQFERTLIIVDEGADVHYIEGCTAPVYSSESLHSAVVELVAHKDAHLRYTTIQNWSNDVYNLVTKRAYAYEGATVEWIDGNIGSKLTMKYPGVYLMGERAHGETLSIAFAGKGQHQDTGAKMVHLAPNTTSKITSKSVSRLDGRSTYRGLLNVAKGATNVKSTVRCDALLLDDTSKTDTYPYMEINQEDATITHEATVGKIGDEQIFYLMSRGFSEEEALSLIVNGFMEPFTKELPMEYAVELNRLIKLEMDDSVG, encoded by the coding sequence ATGGCAACTGAAAACCTTGACATGGATTATTCAAAATATGATTTTAAGGACTCTACAGAAATGTATGTCCACCTTAGCAAGAAAGGCCTGACTAAGGAAACAGTAATTGGCATCAGCAAAATGAAAGATGAACCACAATGGATGCTTGATTTTAGATTACGTTCTTATGAAATTTTTATGAAAAAACCAATGCCAACTTGGGGTGGAGATCTCAGTGTCATTGATTTTCAAAATATCTATTATTATGCAAAAGCATCTGAGAAAACAGAAAAGAACTGGGATGATGTTCCAGCAGATGTCAAAAACACTTTTGACAAATTAGGAATTCCAGAAGCTGAAAAGAAATTCTTGGCAGGTGTTGGGGCACAATACGAATCTGAAGTTGTATATCACAATCTAAGAGAAGACTTGCAAAAACAAGGTGTTCTCTTTTTGGATACTGATTCTGCTCTAAAAGAACATCCCGAAATTTTCAAAAAATATTTTGGAAAAATCATTCCTCCCGAGGATAACAAATTTGCAGCACTAAACAGTGCAGTTTGGAGTGGCGGTTCATTCATCTATGTGCCACCTGGTGTCAAAGTTGACATGCCCCTACAAGCATACTTTAGAATTAATGCCGAAAACATTGGTCAATTTGAAAGAACATTGATCATTGTGGATGAAGGTGCAGATGTACACTATATTGAAGGATGTACTGCTCCTGTTTACTCTTCAGAGTCATTACACTCTGCAGTTGTTGAACTAGTTGCACACAAAGATGCACATCTAAGATATACAACAATTCAGAACTGGAGTAACGATGTTTACAATCTTGTAACAAAACGAGCTTATGCATATGAAGGTGCAACTGTTGAATGGATTGATGGAAACATTGGAAGCAAACTTACAATGAAATATCCTGGTGTCTATCTTATGGGCGAACGTGCACATGGTGAAACATTATCCATTGCATTTGCAGGCAAAGGTCAACACCAAGATACAGGTGCAAAAATGGTTCATTTGGCACCAAATACAACCTCTAAAATTACCTCCAAATCTGTAAGTAGATTGGATGGACGTTCCACTTACAGAGGATTGCTTAATGTAGCAAAAGGAGCTACTAATGTAAAATCTACTGTAAGATGTGATGCACTACTATTAGACGATACATCAAAAACTGATACATATCCATACATGGAAATTAATCAGGAAGATGCTACAATCACTCATGAAGCAACAGTTGGAAAAATTGGTGATGAACAAATCTTCTATCTTATGAGCAGAGGATTTTCTGAGGAAGAAGCATTGTCCTTAATCGTTAATGGTTTCATGGAACCATTTACCAAAGAACTTCCAATGGAATATGCGGTAGAACTAAACAGACTCATCAAACTAGAGATGGACGACTCTGTGGGATAA